Within the Streptomyces sp. R41 genome, the region CGACTTCGGCGAGGTGCACATCGTGCTCGCGGGCGAGCTGACCCGGGTCTACCTGTTCTCGCTGCGCCTGTCGTACTCCGGAAAGGCGGTGCACCGGGTGTTCGCAACCGCCGGTCAGGAGGCGTTCTTCGAAGGCCACGTGCATGCTTTCCGGGTGCTGGGCGGTATCCCGCGGGCGCGCATCCGCTACGACAACCTGCGGGCCGCGGTCGAACGCGTCCTGGGCTTCTCCCGCGGCCGGGTGGAATCGGACCGCTGGACAGCGTTTCGCTCGCACTGGGCCGTCGAACCGTTCTACTGCCGGCCCGGCATCGAAGGCGCCCACGAAAAGGGCGGCGTCGAGGGGCAGATCGGCTTCTTCCGCCGCAACCACTTCGTCCCCGTCCCCGAGGTCGCATCGCTGGCGGAGCTGAACGCGATGGTCGATGAGTGGGACCAGGCCGACGAAGGCCGCCGGCTGCGCTCGCGCACCCGCACCATCGGCGAGTACTTCGCCGCCGAACAGCACCTCCTCAAACCGCTGCCGACCGAGCCGTTCGAGACCGGCCGCTGGTTCTCCCCCAGGGTCAACCGCTTCAGCCAGATCAGCGTCCGCGGCAACACCTACTCAGTGCCGGTCCGCTTCATCGGCCGCCAGCTGCGGGTGCTGCTGCACGCCAACGACCTCATCGTCTACGACGGCCGCAACGAGATCACCCGGCACGAACGCCTCGGCGGGGTGCACGGCTCCCGACTGGTCCTGGACCACTACCTCGAGGCCCTGCTGCGCAAGCCGGGCGCCTTCCCCGGCTCGACCGCCCTGGAACAGGCCCGCTCCGCGGGCCGGTTCACGCCCGTTCACGACAAGTGGTGGGCGGCGGCGAAGGCCGCCCACGGCGACGG harbors:
- the istA gene encoding IS21 family transposase, coding for MGCASAAGGRIGKSQSKVDLYAAIRRDHLGGLTQRALQRKYNVTWRMVRRALDGQWPQERRKPRRRESRLDPYKPLIDGILQADLDAPAKQRHTAQRIFDRLVDEHGADDISYPMVRSYVKDRRPQVRREAGLGPQAMFVPQTHLPGAEAEVDFGEVHIVLAGELTRVYLFSLRLSYSGKAVHRVFATAGQEAFFEGHVHAFRVLGGIPRARIRYDNLRAAVERVLGFSRGRVESDRWTAFRSHWAVEPFYCRPGIEGAHEKGGVEGQIGFFRRNHFVPVPEVASLAELNAMVDEWDQADEGRRLRSRTRTIGEYFAAEQHLLKPLPTEPFETGRWFSPRVNRFSQISVRGNTYSVPVRFIGRQLRVLLHANDLIVYDGRNEITRHERLGGVHGSRLVLDHYLEALLRKPGAFPGSTALEQARSAGRFTPVHDKWWAAAKAAHGDGAGTRALIEVLLLARHMEHEQVVAGLAAAYRAGALTADAVALEARKLAPLSPTATWKIERCRGRWSPASEPPVPTNPARPCRGGFVDAAVLPWE